The following proteins come from a genomic window of Yinghuangia sp. ASG 101:
- a CDS encoding DUF3073 domain-containing protein produces MSPVVEGVESMGRGRAKAKQTKVARQLKYNSGGTDLNRLAEELGVSSADEPQVQSDDTYEDELDDPYAAYADYYDDEDDDEDNGGRTGRR; encoded by the coding sequence GTGAGCCCCGTCGTTGAGGGGGTCGAGTCCATGGGGCGCGGCCGGGCCAAGGCCAAGCAGACAAAGGTCGCCCGCCAGCTGAAGTACAACAGCGGCGGAACGGACCTGAACCGTCTGGCCGAAGAGCTGGGCGTGTCGTCAGCCGATGAACCGCAGGTTCAGTCGGACGACACGTATGAAGACGAGCTCGACGATCCCTACGCGGCGTATGCGGATTATTACGACGACGAGGACGACGACGAGGACAACGGCGGTCGCACCGGCCGACGCTGA
- a CDS encoding ABC transporter permease subunit, with the protein MSEFVGYVVSGLVTGAIYALLASGLVLAYSASGVLNFAHGATAFLSALVFYELNQGLGWPAVPAALFTVFVFAPGLGWALDAIMFRRLARLGETPQIVATIGLLVALPAMGLWAVKLLTDAGVDLVPAENQYGLPGVGPNPPRHWEVMDGVGIDSNQLITWIVTAVVAVGLWVLMRHTPLGLRLRASVDSRTLTELRGVSADRLSGFAWMLSAGLAGAVGVLAVPLLALSSSDYTLLLFVSAAAAVLGRFVSVPVAFAGGLLLGVVQNLVAGYAPSWTERITGFRTAVPFILLFVGLLVLSRGRRSAGTAAVDAPPPDYLAGMPVWRRWAPWVASGVFLAVSLYTWTTAFWIGLIAQGLAASLVFLSFTVVTGLGGMVSLAQATFVMASALTAGLLMSHGVPFLVALVVGTVVAALLGVVVALPALRLSGRMLALATLALAFLGDQVLFQMRWLRNGDEGWEVPRPVVGPVDLSDDRALALFLLVVVALVVVVIRNLEDSASGRAMLAVRSAPPAAMASGVSVVRTKLALFAISAGIAGFGGVFLASFSTRVTATDYTAMNGLVWLAIAVAAGVRRPQFAVVAGLTFSLFPHIMEDYVTDSPHLPVILFGLAGLALAGNPEGYIVQLTEGLHALRAKAVRRGSVPDPARAAAVARKESVTPAPAEASSPGHAADAEVLLRLRGVRAGYGDVEVLHGVDLDIRAGSITALLGANGAGKTTTCAVAAGLLTPSAGSVELAAGEGVFRDVTRLSAVRRSRDGVLLAPEGRGIFPSLTIDENLAMWLRSGDERDRAYERFPDLAARRKVAAGALSGGEQQQLTMAPLLVRPPRVLIADEPSLGLAPLVVDEIFRFVVELRDRGVALLLVEEKAAEILTVADTVAFMRVGTVSWTGPRDEVDENRLTSAYLGLAAEEAPRDRDRMRGRGEVTRS; encoded by the coding sequence ATGAGCGAGTTCGTCGGCTATGTCGTCAGCGGTCTGGTGACCGGGGCGATCTACGCACTGCTGGCCTCCGGGCTGGTGCTGGCCTACTCGGCCTCGGGGGTCCTGAACTTCGCGCACGGCGCCACCGCGTTCCTGTCCGCGCTGGTCTTCTACGAACTCAACCAGGGCCTGGGGTGGCCCGCCGTCCCGGCCGCGCTGTTCACCGTGTTCGTCTTCGCCCCCGGACTCGGCTGGGCGCTCGACGCGATCATGTTCCGCAGACTCGCCCGCCTCGGCGAGACACCGCAGATCGTGGCGACCATCGGCCTGCTGGTCGCGCTGCCCGCGATGGGCCTGTGGGCGGTCAAGCTGCTCACCGACGCCGGAGTGGATTTGGTGCCGGCGGAGAACCAGTACGGACTGCCCGGCGTGGGCCCGAACCCGCCCAGGCACTGGGAGGTGATGGACGGGGTCGGGATCGACTCGAACCAGTTGATCACCTGGATCGTCACCGCGGTGGTGGCGGTGGGGTTGTGGGTGCTGATGCGGCACACGCCGCTGGGCCTGCGGTTGCGGGCGTCGGTGGACAGCCGCACGCTCACCGAACTGCGGGGGGTGAGTGCGGACCGGTTGTCGGGGTTCGCGTGGATGCTGTCGGCGGGGCTGGCGGGCGCGGTCGGGGTGCTGGCCGTACCGCTGCTCGCGCTCAGCTCGTCCGACTACACGCTGCTGTTGTTCGTGTCGGCGGCGGCGGCCGTACTCGGCCGGTTCGTGTCGGTGCCGGTCGCGTTCGCGGGGGGTCTGCTGCTGGGGGTCGTGCAGAACCTGGTGGCGGGGTACGCGCCGTCGTGGACGGAGCGGATCACCGGGTTCCGTACCGCGGTGCCGTTCATCTTGTTGTTCGTGGGGTTGCTGGTGTTGTCGCGGGGGCGGCGGAGTGCGGGGACGGCGGCGGTGGATGCGCCGCCGCCGGATTATCTGGCGGGGATGCCGGTGTGGCGGCGGTGGGCGCCGTGGGTGGCGTCGGGGGTGTTCCTGGCGGTGAGCCTGTACACGTGGACGACCGCGTTCTGGATCGGCCTGATCGCGCAGGGCCTGGCGGCGTCGCTGGTGTTCCTGTCGTTCACGGTGGTGACCGGGCTGGGGGGGATGGTGAGTCTGGCGCAGGCGACGTTCGTGATGGCGTCGGCGCTGACCGCCGGGCTGCTGATGAGCCACGGGGTGCCGTTCCTCGTCGCGCTGGTGGTCGGAACCGTCGTCGCGGCGCTGTTGGGTGTGGTCGTCGCGCTGCCGGCGTTGCGGTTGTCGGGGCGGATGCTGGCGCTGGCGACGCTCGCGCTGGCGTTCCTGGGTGATCAGGTGCTGTTCCAGATGCGGTGGCTGCGCAACGGGGATGAGGGGTGGGAGGTTCCGCGGCCGGTGGTGGGGCCGGTGGATCTGTCGGACGACCGGGCGCTGGCGTTGTTCCTGCTGGTGGTGGTGGCGTTGGTGGTCGTGGTGATTCGGAATCTGGAGGATTCGGCGTCGGGGCGGGCGATGCTGGCGGTGCGGTCGGCGCCTCCGGCGGCGATGGCGTCGGGTGTGTCGGTGGTGCGGACGAAGCTGGCGCTGTTCGCGATCTCGGCGGGCATCGCCGGGTTCGGCGGGGTGTTCCTCGCGTCGTTCTCCACGCGTGTCACCGCGACCGATTACACGGCGATGAACGGGCTGGTCTGGCTGGCGATCGCGGTCGCCGCGGGGGTGCGCAGGCCGCAGTTCGCGGTGGTCGCGGGGCTGACGTTCTCGCTGTTCCCGCACATCATGGAGGACTACGTCACCGACTCGCCCCACCTGCCCGTCATCCTGTTCGGCCTCGCCGGCCTCGCGCTGGCCGGGAATCCCGAGGGCTACATCGTGCAGCTCACCGAAGGGCTGCATGCTCTGCGGGCCAAGGCGGTGCGCCGCGGGTCGGTGCCCGACCCGGCGCGGGCGGCGGCCGTGGCGCGCAAGGAATCCGTCACACCCGCACCGGCCGAAGCGTCGTCGCCCGGGCACGCCGCCGACGCGGAGGTGCTGCTGCGGCTGCGCGGGGTGCGGGCGGGGTACGGCGACGTCGAGGTGCTGCACGGTGTCGACCTGGACATCCGCGCGGGATCGATCACCGCGCTGCTCGGCGCGAACGGCGCCGGCAAGACCACCACGTGCGCGGTCGCCGCGGGCCTGCTCACGCCGAGTGCGGGCAGCGTCGAACTGGCCGCGGGTGAAGGGGTGTTCCGCGACGTCACCCGGTTGTCGGCGGTACGCCGGTCACGGGACGGCGTGCTCCTGGCACCGGAGGGGCGCGGCATCTTCCCGTCGCTCACGATCGACGAGAACCTCGCGATGTGGCTGCGCTCCGGCGACGAACGCGACCGCGCGTACGAGCGGTTCCCGGACCTGGCGGCGCGCCGCAAGGTGGCCGCCGGTGCGCTGTCGGGCGGTGAGCAGCAGCAACTGACCATGGCACCGCTGCTGGTGCGCCCGCCGCGCGTGTTGATCGCCGACGAGCCGTCCCTCGGTCTCGCGCCGCTGGTGGTCGACGAGATCTTCCGGTTCGTGGTGGAACTCCGGGATCGGGGCGTCGCGTTGCTGCTGGTGGAGGAGAAGGCGGCGGAGATCCTGACGGTCGCCGACACGGTCGCGTTCATGCGCGTCGGCACGGTCTCGTGGACCGGCCCGCGCGACGAGGTCGACGAGAACCGGCTGACGTCCGCGTACCTCGGCCTCGCGGCGGAGGAGGCACCGCGGGACCGGGACCGGATGCGCGGCAGAGGGGAGGTGACGCGGTCGTGA
- a CDS encoding helix-turn-helix transcriptional regulator, translated as MDGLLPHHSEIFTARDYDAFFGLLSDCGATRTLRDLRRTLIDALARRFGYRDITFFLGDSVPGLFRDTEPEFIGRTRSMLDAYIETYHHIDPFATLGTSERLRARLRTGPGNLGLDDLRDHMRDEHRDYLHRFLFRQRIHEKLVQPLVAETCIGGIGLMAAESGTFGPKERLLLALIGTHVPPMLDARVPDRGNASWAANLTPAQRGVARLLLQGRSNLEIAVELQVGVDTVKKHVTAVLRAAGCGSRTQFVARALAV; from the coding sequence GTGGACGGGCTGCTGCCCCACCATTCCGAGATCTTCACCGCGCGCGACTACGACGCCTTCTTCGGACTGCTCTCCGACTGCGGCGCGACGCGCACGCTCCGCGACCTGCGGCGCACGCTCATCGACGCGCTGGCCCGGCGGTTCGGCTACCGCGACATCACGTTCTTCCTGGGCGACAGCGTGCCCGGGCTGTTCCGCGACACCGAGCCCGAATTCATCGGCCGCACACGCTCGATGCTGGACGCGTACATCGAGACCTACCACCACATCGACCCGTTCGCGACCCTCGGCACCAGCGAGCGGCTGCGGGCGCGCCTGCGCACCGGGCCGGGAAACCTGGGTCTCGACGACCTCCGCGACCACATGCGCGACGAACACCGCGACTACCTGCACCGTTTCCTGTTCCGTCAGCGCATCCACGAGAAGCTCGTCCAACCGCTGGTCGCCGAGACGTGCATCGGCGGGATCGGCCTGATGGCGGCCGAGTCGGGGACGTTCGGCCCCAAGGAGCGGCTGCTCCTCGCGCTGATCGGCACCCACGTGCCCCCGATGCTGGACGCGCGCGTGCCCGACCGCGGGAACGCGTCGTGGGCCGCGAACCTCACACCCGCGCAGCGCGGCGTCGCGCGCCTGCTCCTGCAAGGCCGCAGCAACCTGGAGATCGCGGTCGAACTCCAGGTCGGGGTCGACACGGTGAAGAAGCACGTGACGGCGGTGCTCCGCGCGGCGGGATGCGGCAGCCGGACACAGTTCGTGGCGAGGGCGCTGGCGGTGTGA
- a CDS encoding maleylpyruvate isomerase family mycothiol-dependent enzyme translates to MPPAPRTPAIRPVDPRRVRSALTAEWRALVAFIDGLDTARRAEPSGLEGWDIGDLIGHIATGVSAVPRWTSAPEPAGPPLTVGQWAAGVAAGAPAIAEIAHEMSAAGRTPADYLDQAVRAVEATPENRLCATRVGPMRAADMLVTRLIEAVVHADDLERATGAAFPHDRQALAVVTRVLADVLAVRVPGHAVEVRIPPFAVVQCVTGPKHTRGTPPNVVETDPRTWLRLSTGRLTWEDAVDSGAVRASGERADLTGWLPLLG, encoded by the coding sequence ATGCCGCCGGCCCCGCGTACTCCCGCAATCCGTCCCGTCGACCCGCGGCGCGTGCGGTCGGCACTCACCGCCGAATGGCGGGCGCTCGTGGCGTTCATCGACGGGCTCGACACCGCGCGGCGGGCCGAGCCGTCCGGCCTGGAGGGCTGGGACATCGGCGACCTGATCGGCCACATCGCCACCGGTGTCTCGGCCGTCCCCCGCTGGACCTCCGCGCCGGAGCCCGCCGGCCCGCCACTGACCGTGGGGCAGTGGGCGGCCGGCGTCGCCGCCGGGGCGCCCGCCATCGCCGAGATCGCGCACGAGATGTCCGCCGCCGGCCGCACTCCCGCCGACTACCTGGACCAGGCCGTGCGAGCGGTCGAGGCGACCCCGGAGAACCGGCTGTGCGCCACGCGCGTGGGCCCGATGCGCGCCGCCGACATGCTCGTCACGCGCCTGATCGAGGCCGTGGTGCACGCCGACGACCTGGAGCGCGCGACCGGCGCGGCGTTCCCGCACGACCGCCAGGCCCTCGCGGTCGTCACCCGCGTCCTCGCCGACGTGCTGGCGGTCCGCGTCCCCGGGCACGCCGTCGAGGTCCGGATTCCGCCGTTCGCCGTCGTGCAATGCGTCACAGGCCCCAAACACACGCGGGGAACTCCGCCGAATGTCGTCGAGACCGACCCGCGCACCTGGCTTCGTCTCAGCACAGGCCGCCTGACCTGGGAAGACGCCGTCGACTCGGGCGCCGTGCGGGCCAGTGGGGAGCGTGCGGATCTGACCGGATGGCTGCCGCTCTTGGGGTGA
- a CDS encoding Glu/Leu/Phe/Val family dehydrogenase produces MTTSATDTTTGTTTRPPTRGPVFGRGTGHEQVVFCQDEATGLRAVIAVYSTALGPSLGGTRFHPYATEDAAVEDVLNLAKGMAYKNALAGLDHGGGKAVIIGDPARDKTEALLRAYGRFVQSLGGRYITACDVGTYVEDMDVVARECRFVTGRSPDSGGAGDSSVLTAFGVFQGMLASAEHRWGDPTLRGRRVGVAGVGKVGRHLVAHLLEDGADVVITDVDPAAVDRVRAAHPTVAVATDTDALIRDSLDVYAPCALGGALDDATVQVLTASIVCGAANNQLAHPGVDKSLADRGVLYAPDYVVNAGGVIQVADELHGFDFDRAKRKAAGIRATTAKVFELAAEEGVPPAVAADRLAERRMADVGRLRGIYLGS; encoded by the coding sequence GTGACCACAAGCGCGACGGACACGACAACCGGCACCACCACGCGGCCCCCCACCCGGGGGCCCGTTTTCGGCAGGGGCACCGGCCACGAGCAGGTCGTCTTCTGCCAGGACGAGGCGACCGGCCTGCGCGCCGTCATCGCCGTCTACTCGACCGCCCTGGGCCCCTCCCTCGGCGGCACGCGGTTCCACCCGTACGCGACCGAGGACGCGGCCGTCGAGGACGTCCTCAACCTCGCGAAGGGCATGGCCTACAAGAACGCCCTCGCCGGGCTCGACCACGGCGGCGGCAAGGCCGTCATCATCGGCGACCCGGCCCGCGACAAGACCGAGGCGCTGCTGCGGGCGTACGGCCGCTTCGTCCAGTCGCTCGGAGGCCGCTACATCACCGCGTGTGACGTCGGCACCTACGTCGAGGACATGGACGTCGTGGCCCGCGAATGCCGTTTCGTGACCGGCCGCTCCCCCGACTCCGGCGGTGCCGGGGACTCCTCCGTGCTCACCGCCTTCGGGGTCTTCCAGGGCATGCTCGCGAGCGCGGAGCACCGCTGGGGCGATCCGACGCTGCGGGGCCGCCGCGTCGGCGTCGCGGGTGTCGGCAAGGTCGGCAGGCACCTCGTCGCCCACCTGCTGGAGGACGGGGCGGACGTGGTCATCACGGACGTCGACCCCGCGGCCGTCGACCGCGTGCGCGCGGCACACCCGACCGTCGCCGTCGCGACCGACACCGACGCGCTGATCCGCGACAGCCTCGACGTGTACGCGCCCTGCGCCCTCGGCGGCGCGCTCGACGACGCCACGGTGCAGGTCCTCACCGCCTCGATCGTGTGCGGCGCGGCCAACAACCAGCTCGCCCACCCCGGCGTCGACAAATCGCTCGCGGACCGCGGCGTGCTCTACGCACCCGACTACGTGGTGAACGCCGGAGGCGTGATCCAGGTCGCCGACGAGTTGCACGGCTTCGACTTCGACCGGGCCAAACGCAAGGCCGCCGGCATCCGCGCGACGACCGCGAAGGTCTTCGAACTGGCCGCCGAAGAGGGCGTTCCGCCGGCCGTCGCGGCCGACCGACTCGCCGAACGACGGATGGCTGATGTGGGTCGTCTGCGCGGGATCTACCTTGGAAGCTGA
- the purM gene encoding phosphoribosylformylglycinamidine cyclo-ligase has product MTETPSTTYAAAGVDIEAGDRAVELMKTWVGKASRPEVLGGIGGFAGLFDASAFKRYERPLLATSTDGVGTKVAIAQRMDKHDTIGRDLVGMVVDDLVVCGAEPLFMTDYIATGKVVPERIAAIVKGIAEGCVLAGCALVGGETAEHPGLLDPDEYDVAGAGTGVVEADKLLGAERVREGDAVIAMASSGLHSNGYSLVRHVLLTQAGWALDRNVPEFGRTLGEELLEPTRIYSLDCLDLVRRTEVHAFSHVTGGGLAANLARVLPDHLDARLDRASWSPGAVFSLVAEVGGVALPEIEKTLNMGVGMVAVVPAGAVDTALAVLAEREVPAWVLGRIEAGTGQASLEGAYAH; this is encoded by the coding sequence GTGACTGAGACCCCCTCCACCACCTACGCCGCCGCGGGCGTCGACATCGAGGCCGGCGACCGCGCCGTCGAACTGATGAAGACGTGGGTCGGCAAGGCCTCCCGCCCCGAGGTCCTGGGCGGCATCGGGGGTTTCGCGGGGCTCTTCGACGCGTCCGCGTTCAAGCGCTACGAGCGCCCGCTGCTCGCGACGTCGACCGACGGGGTCGGCACCAAGGTGGCGATCGCGCAGCGCATGGACAAGCACGACACGATCGGGCGCGACCTGGTCGGCATGGTCGTCGACGACCTGGTCGTGTGCGGTGCCGAGCCGCTGTTCATGACCGACTACATCGCCACCGGCAAGGTCGTCCCCGAGCGGATCGCGGCGATCGTGAAGGGCATCGCGGAAGGCTGCGTGCTGGCGGGCTGCGCGCTGGTCGGCGGCGAGACGGCCGAGCACCCCGGGCTCCTGGACCCCGACGAGTACGACGTCGCGGGCGCCGGGACGGGCGTCGTCGAAGCCGACAAGCTGCTCGGCGCCGAGCGGGTCCGCGAGGGCGACGCCGTGATCGCGATGGCGTCGTCCGGGCTGCACTCGAACGGCTACTCGCTCGTGCGCCACGTTCTCCTCACCCAAGCTGGATGGGCGCTGGACCGGAACGTGCCCGAGTTCGGCCGCACGCTCGGCGAGGAGCTTCTGGAGCCGACGCGCATCTACTCGCTGGACTGCCTCGACCTGGTCCGCCGCACCGAGGTGCACGCTTTCTCGCACGTCACCGGCGGCGGCCTGGCGGCCAACCTGGCCCGCGTGCTGCCGGACCACCTGGACGCACGCCTGGACCGCGCGTCGTGGAGTCCCGGGGCGGTCTTCTCGCTCGTCGCCGAGGTCGGGGGAGTCGCGCTGCCGGAGATCGAGAAGACGCTCAACATGGGCGTCGGCATGGTCGCCGTCGTCCCGGCCGGGGCGGTCGACACGGCTCTGGCGGTGCTCGCCGAGCGCGAGGTGCCCGCGTGGGTGCTCGGCCGGATCGAGGCCGGTACCGGCCAGGCCTCGCTGGAGGGGGCGTACGCACACTGA
- the purF gene encoding amidophosphoribosyltransferase, with the protein MPRGDGRLNHDLFPGEKGPQDACGVFGVWAPGEEVAKLTYFGLYALQHRGTESAGIAVSNGSQILVFKDMGLVSQVFDEATLGSLRGHMAIGHARYSTTGSSVWENAQPTFRATATGSIALGHNGNLTNTGELARMVAEQAANGGEYGSAHARHQGRIEANSDTNLLASLLAGHPDLSLEAAAMQVLPHARGAFSLVFMDEGTLYAARDPQGIRPLVLGRLERGWVAASETAALDIVGASFIREIEPGELVAIDEHGLRSQRFAEAKPKGCVFEYVYLARPDTSIAGRGVHASRVEMGRRLAQEAPVEADLVMPTPESGTPAAIGYAEASGIPFGQGLVKNSYVGRTFIQPSQTIRQLGIRLKLNPLREVIAGKRLVVVDDSIVRGNTQRALVRMLREAGAAEVHVRISSPPVKWPCFFGIDFATRAELIANGLSVDEIAKSLGADSLAYISIDAMVEATTIPKDNLCRACFDGIYPIELPDPERLGKHLLEGLEQSVRSDVDGVQTLLGGAGAEDALRRP; encoded by the coding sequence GTGCCACGTGGCGACGGACGACTCAACCACGATCTCTTCCCCGGCGAGAAGGGCCCCCAGGACGCTTGCGGCGTCTTCGGTGTCTGGGCCCCCGGCGAAGAGGTTGCCAAACTCACCTATTTCGGGCTCTACGCGTTGCAGCACCGCGGGACGGAATCCGCGGGCATCGCCGTGAGCAACGGCTCCCAGATCCTCGTCTTCAAGGACATGGGCCTGGTCTCCCAGGTCTTCGACGAGGCGACGCTGGGATCCCTGCGCGGGCACATGGCCATCGGCCACGCCCGCTACTCGACCACCGGCTCCTCGGTATGGGAGAACGCCCAGCCGACGTTCCGGGCCACCGCGACCGGGAGCATCGCGCTCGGCCACAACGGCAACCTCACCAACACCGGTGAACTGGCCCGCATGGTCGCGGAGCAGGCGGCGAACGGCGGCGAGTACGGCTCGGCGCACGCGCGGCACCAAGGCCGCATTGAGGCGAACAGCGACACGAACCTCCTCGCGTCCCTCCTGGCCGGGCACCCGGACCTGTCGCTGGAGGCAGCGGCGATGCAGGTCCTGCCCCACGCCCGGGGCGCGTTCTCCCTGGTCTTCATGGACGAGGGCACGCTGTACGCCGCGCGCGACCCGCAGGGCATCCGCCCGCTCGTCCTCGGCCGCCTCGAACGCGGCTGGGTGGCGGCGAGCGAGACCGCCGCGCTGGACATCGTCGGCGCGTCGTTCATCCGCGAGATCGAGCCGGGCGAGCTGGTCGCGATCGACGAGCACGGCCTGCGCTCGCAGCGGTTCGCCGAGGCCAAGCCCAAGGGCTGCGTCTTCGAGTACGTCTACCTCGCCCGCCCCGACACCTCGATCGCCGGCCGCGGCGTGCACGCGTCCCGCGTCGAGATGGGCCGCCGCCTCGCGCAGGAGGCCCCCGTCGAGGCCGATCTCGTGATGCCCACCCCCGAGTCGGGCACGCCCGCCGCGATCGGCTACGCGGAGGCCTCGGGCATCCCCTTCGGCCAGGGCCTGGTCAAGAACTCGTACGTCGGACGCACCTTCATCCAGCCCAGCCAGACCATCCGGCAACTCGGCATCCGCCTCAAGCTCAACCCGCTGCGCGAGGTCATCGCCGGCAAGCGCCTCGTGGTCGTCGACGACTCGATCGTGCGCGGCAACACGCAGCGCGCCCTGGTCCGCATGCTGCGCGAGGCCGGTGCGGCCGAGGTGCACGTGCGCATCTCGTCGCCGCCGGTGAAGTGGCCGTGCTTCTTCGGCATCGACTTCGCGACGCGCGCCGAGCTGATCGCCAACGGCCTGTCCGTCGACGAGATCGCCAAGTCGCTGGGCGCCGACTCGCTCGCGTACATCTCGATCGACGCGATGGTCGAGGCGACCACGATCCCCAAGGACAACCTGTGCCGGGCCTGCTTCGACGGGATCTACCCGATCGAACTGCCCGATCCCGAGCGCCTGGGCAAGCACCTTCTGGAGGGCTTGGAGCAGTCCGTACGCAGTGACGTGGACGGCGTCCAGACGCTGCTGGGCGGTGCCGGCGCCGAAGACGCCCTCCGGCGGCCCTAG
- the bldC gene encoding developmental transcriptional regulator BldC, whose translation MTARTPDAEPLLTPAEVATMFRVDPKTVTRWAKAGKLTSIRTLGGHRRYREAEVRALLAGIPQQRSEA comes from the coding sequence ATGACCGCTCGTACGCCTGATGCCGAGCCGCTGCTGACGCCGGCCGAGGTTGCCACCATGTTCCGCGTCGACCCGAAGACGGTCACGCGCTGGGCCAAGGCCGGCAAGCTCACGTCGATCCGCACCCTCGGTGGCCACCGTCGCTACCGCGAGGCGGAGGTTCGTGCCCTGCTTGCGGGTATCCCGCAGCAGCGCAGCGAGGCCTGA
- a CDS encoding ABC transporter substrate-binding protein: protein MPRLLHVAGLALVPVLLIAGCNSSTTGTDDTNDRSDTSASQGPIKIGGVVSKTTASGYGKADTDLGAKARFMMANDEGGVNGREIDYIGSEDDFQDPGRTITAVRKLVQQDKVFAVVPVSTVTIGGSADFLNTNKTPYIGWGTLPAFCDKPYGYGYNGCLVPSPGGTVSTSWPGQLASVLGGGEGRTVALLAQDNDAGKFGLRTYQQAFPGAGFTISYGKATVPGTAVPTDWSPWVGEIMSSNNGKAPDVVVSIMQTPGNIGLFAALKRAGFQGVLSDATDYDPSLLKQAAARETLQDVQVFVQNMPFESTLPEMARFKEYIAKAKGEPVTEWNQSMMVGWNSADLFLAIAKQAGPNLTVDAFQTAAANFRDTYALVGDRKFPEGRKESFGCAAMVQLKGEAYTITSPYKCFPTVPFS from the coding sequence TTGCCCCGACTCCTACACGTCGCAGGCCTGGCGCTGGTGCCGGTCCTGCTGATCGCCGGATGCAACTCCTCGACCACCGGCACCGACGACACGAACGACCGGTCGGACACGTCCGCGTCCCAAGGCCCGATCAAGATCGGCGGCGTGGTCTCGAAGACCACCGCCTCCGGCTACGGCAAGGCCGACACCGACCTCGGCGCCAAGGCCCGGTTCATGATGGCCAACGACGAAGGCGGCGTGAACGGACGGGAGATCGACTACATCGGGTCCGAGGACGACTTCCAGGACCCGGGCCGCACGATCACCGCGGTCCGCAAACTCGTGCAGCAGGACAAGGTGTTCGCCGTCGTCCCGGTCAGCACCGTGACCATCGGCGGCTCCGCCGACTTCCTCAACACCAACAAGACCCCGTACATCGGCTGGGGCACCCTGCCCGCGTTCTGCGACAAGCCGTACGGCTACGGCTACAACGGCTGCCTCGTGCCCAGCCCCGGCGGCACCGTCAGCACGTCCTGGCCCGGACAGCTCGCGAGCGTGCTCGGCGGCGGAGAGGGACGGACCGTGGCGCTCCTCGCCCAGGACAACGACGCCGGGAAGTTCGGCCTGCGCACCTACCAACAGGCCTTCCCCGGCGCGGGGTTCACCATCTCGTACGGCAAGGCCACGGTGCCCGGCACCGCGGTGCCCACCGACTGGAGCCCGTGGGTCGGCGAGATCATGTCGAGCAACAACGGCAAGGCCCCCGACGTCGTCGTCTCGATCATGCAGACGCCGGGCAACATCGGTCTGTTCGCGGCACTCAAGCGGGCCGGGTTCCAAGGCGTCCTGAGCGACGCGACCGACTACGACCCGTCGCTGCTGAAACAGGCCGCGGCGCGCGAAACGCTGCAGGACGTGCAGGTGTTCGTCCAGAACATGCCGTTCGAATCGACGCTTCCGGAGATGGCGAGGTTCAAGGAGTACATCGCCAAGGCCAAGGGCGAACCGGTCACGGAATGGAACCAGTCGATGATGGTCGGCTGGAACTCGGCCGATTTGTTCCTGGCGATCGCGAAACAGGCCGGGCCCAATCTGACCGTCGACGCGTTCCAGACGGCGGCGGCGAACTTCCGGGACACGTACGCGCTGGTCGGTGACCGGAAATTCCCCGAAGGCCGCAAGGAGTCGTTCGGCTGCGCCGCGATGGTACAGCTCAAAGGCGAGGCGTACACGATCACGTCTCCGTACAAGTGCTTCCCGACCGTGCCGTTCTCATGA